In Flammeovirgaceae bacterium 311, one DNA window encodes the following:
- a CDS encoding ABC transporter ATP-binding protein (COG1127 ABC-type transport system involved in resistance to organic solvents, ATPase component), with protein MIEFKNIKKSFDGKDVLLDVSGEFKPGKTNLIIGSSGTGKSVLLKIIVGLIEPDSGEILYDGRNFSKGDKDLRTNIRQDIGMLFQGGALFDSMTVEQNVMFPLTLKSGLSPKEKTERVNWCLERVGLENANKKMPSEISGGMKKRVGIARAIVDNVKYLFVDEPNSGLDPQTSIVIDDLIAEITKELNITTVVVTHDMNSVMGIGDHIIYLYKGRKLWEGSNDQILSTNVPELNEFVFANKLAKSYKQNEEENGG; from the coding sequence ATGATTGAATTTAAAAATATTAAAAAGAGCTTTGATGGCAAGGATGTGCTCCTGGACGTAAGCGGTGAGTTTAAGCCCGGAAAAACAAACCTGATTATAGGCTCCAGCGGTACCGGTAAAAGTGTGCTGCTTAAAATAATTGTAGGCCTGATTGAGCCCGATAGTGGCGAGATCCTCTACGACGGGCGAAACTTTAGCAAGGGCGATAAAGACTTAAGAACCAACATCAGACAGGATATAGGTATGCTCTTCCAGGGTGGGGCTCTTTTCGACTCCATGACGGTAGAGCAGAACGTTATGTTTCCGTTAACCCTGAAGAGCGGCCTAAGCCCAAAAGAAAAAACAGAGCGGGTAAACTGGTGCCTGGAGCGGGTTGGCCTGGAGAATGCCAATAAAAAAATGCCTTCTGAAATAAGCGGAGGTATGAAAAAAAGGGTGGGCATAGCCCGTGCCATTGTTGATAATGTGAAATACCTGTTTGTGGATGAGCCCAACAGTGGCCTGGACCCGCAAACTTCTATTGTAATCGATGATCTGATCGCTGAAATTACCAAGGAACTTAATATTACTACCGTGGTGGTTACCCACGACATGAACTCTGTAATGGGAATTGGTGACCATATTATTTACCTATACAAAGGCAGAAAATTATGGGAAGGCAGTAATGATCAGATCTTGAGCACCAATGTTCCGGAACTTAACGAATTTGTATTTGCCAATAAACTGGCAAAATCATATAAACAAAACGAAGAAGAAAACGGGGGTTAA
- a CDS encoding hypothetical protein (COG0767 ABC-type transport system involved in resistance to organic solvents, permease component) gives MKSLGRYVIFLGSMFNNMESFRTYVRLIIDESISVGVNSVFIVAIVSTFIGAVTAVQTSYNIVSPLIEDYIIGNIVRDMTILELAPTITAIVFAGKVGSKIASQLGTMRITDQIDALEVMGVNSVGYLVLPKIFASMIMYPMLVILAAFLSLYGGFLAATLSDISSAQDYIYGIRYGFNEFTVTFMLIKSVVFAFLVASISAYKGFYTEGGALEVGESSTRAVTSSCIAILLADYLLAELMLN, from the coding sequence ATGAAATCGCTCGGGCGTTATGTTATTTTTTTAGGTTCTATGTTCAACAACATGGAATCGTTCCGTACATATGTACGTCTGATCATCGATGAATCCATCAGCGTAGGGGTAAATTCAGTTTTTATCGTTGCTATTGTCTCTACTTTCATTGGTGCGGTAACAGCGGTACAAACTTCTTATAACATAGTTAGTCCACTTATCGAAGACTACATTATTGGTAATATTGTTCGGGACATGACCATTCTGGAGCTGGCCCCTACTATTACTGCCATAGTATTTGCGGGCAAGGTGGGTTCTAAAATTGCCAGCCAGCTGGGCACCATGCGTATTACCGATCAGATAGATGCTCTGGAAGTAATGGGTGTTAACTCTGTGGGATACCTGGTGTTGCCAAAGATCTTTGCTTCCATGATCATGTACCCGATGCTGGTAATCCTGGCTGCATTTTTATCTTTATACGGCGGCTTTCTGGCCGCAACGCTTAGCGACATATCTTCAGCACAGGATTATATATATGGAATCCGCTACGGCTTTAATGAGTTTACTGTTACTTTCATGCTCATTAAATCTGTGGTATTTGCTTTCCTGGTTGCTTCTATCTCAGCCTATAAGGGTTTTTACACCGAAGGCGGTGCCCTGGAAGTAGGCGAAAGCAGCACCCGTGCCGTAACCAGCTCCTGTATTGCCATTCTGCTGGCCGATTATCTGTTGGCCGAGTTGATGCTTAACTAA
- a CDS encoding short-chain dehydrogenase/reductase sdr (COG1028 Dehydrogenases with different specificities (related to short-chain alcohol dehydrogenases)) — protein sequence MSHTREKGLVVITGGTKGMGRALVERFFREGYPVITCSRNEQDLEQLKNQYTSSKAEGSIYVHAADLSKKQEVEAFAEAVKAVEMPIDILINNTGVFEPGQIQTEEEGVLERTMETNVYSAYHLTRRLLPLMVGKKQGHIFNMCSTASITAYTNGGSYCISKYALLGFSKVLREELKEQGIRVTSVLPGATLTASWEGVDLPEERFMKSEDIADLIWATWLLSSRSVVEEILIRPQLGDLA from the coding sequence ATGAGCCATACAAGAGAGAAAGGTTTGGTAGTGATTACCGGCGGCACTAAAGGCATGGGCCGCGCTCTGGTAGAACGATTCTTCAGGGAAGGTTATCCTGTAATTACCTGTAGCAGAAATGAGCAGGATCTGGAACAGCTTAAAAATCAGTATACAAGTAGTAAGGCAGAAGGCAGCATCTATGTGCATGCTGCCGACCTGAGCAAAAAGCAGGAGGTAGAGGCCTTTGCCGAAGCTGTTAAAGCAGTTGAAATGCCTATTGATATACTCATCAATAACACAGGAGTATTTGAACCCGGACAAATCCAGACCGAGGAAGAAGGTGTGCTGGAGCGCACCATGGAAACCAATGTGTACAGTGCCTACCACCTTACCCGCAGACTTTTGCCACTAATGGTCGGCAAAAAGCAGGGACATATATTCAACATGTGCTCTACTGCCAGTATTACAGCCTATACCAATGGCGGCTCTTACTGCATCAGTAAGTACGCACTTCTGGGTTTTTCAAAAGTGTTACGTGAGGAGCTCAAGGAGCAGGGCATCCGGGTAACTTCTGTATTGCCGGGGGCTACCCTTACGGCAAGCTGGGAAGGAGTAGATCTGCCTGAAGAACGATTTATGAAATCAGAAGACATCGCCGATCTGATATGGGCAACGTGGCTGTTGAGCAGCCGAAGCGTAGTAGAAGAAATACTCATCAGGCCGCAGTTGGGAGATTTAGCCTGA
- a CDS encoding 4-hydroxy-3-methylbut-2-en-1-yl diphosphate synthase (COG0821 Enzyme involved in the deoxyxylulose pathway of isoprenoid biosynthesis) — protein MNTAEKQIQHLKQYCNSLTSYSRRLSREVYIGDLPMGGLNPIRVQSMTTIDTMDTRGSVEQTIRMVEAGCEYVRITAPSLKEARNLGEIKKELRSRGYSVPLIADIHFTPNAAELAARLVEKVRINPGNYVDKKKFDIVEYTDAQYELELERIREKFIPLIRICKEHGTAMRIGTNHGSLSDRIMSRYGDTPLGMVESALEFLRICEEFSYYDIVLSMKASNTQVMVQAYRLLVQKLEEEGLQPYPLHLGVTEAGEGEDGRIKSAVGIGTLLEDGLGDTVRVSLTEEPEAEAPVAAALINRYNNRTGHGAIEPLQHIPINPFSYHRRETRQVENIGGGQVPRVIADFSAHGNIEMKDLKAIGHFYLPELDKWKMNDLGADFVFSGDRAISFMLPNGLREILNYTSWLKQPDQKTCYPLLSAEQYLQPGQQRHPALNFIHLDAEDARPELLALLRDDNTAVVLLETQNSHAMAALRRFFFRLMEAGVAAPVVVHRTYKGLTADELQLYAATDVGGLLIDGLGDGVMLSQDKAEHSVDVDKQLVTKTLNSLGFGILQAARTRMTKTEYISCPSCGRTLFDLQETTAMIRKRTDHLKGVKIGIMGCIVNGPGEMADADYGYVGSGKGKITLYRGQEVVKRNVPSEKAVDELIGLIREDGRWLEPAIIDYA, from the coding sequence ATGAATACAGCAGAGAAACAAATTCAGCACTTGAAACAATACTGTAACAGCCTTACTTCTTATAGCCGCCGGCTTAGCCGCGAAGTATATATTGGCGACTTGCCTATGGGCGGTCTTAACCCTATCAGGGTGCAGTCCATGACCACCATCGACACCATGGATACCAGGGGAAGCGTAGAGCAAACCATACGTATGGTAGAGGCAGGATGTGAGTATGTGCGTATTACAGCACCAAGTCTGAAGGAAGCCCGCAACCTGGGCGAGATCAAAAAAGAATTACGCAGCAGGGGATACAGCGTACCCTTGATCGCCGATATACACTTTACCCCAAATGCAGCAGAGCTGGCGGCACGTCTGGTAGAGAAAGTGCGCATTAACCCGGGCAATTATGTCGATAAGAAGAAATTCGATATTGTAGAGTATACTGATGCCCAGTACGAGCTTGAACTGGAGCGCATCCGTGAAAAGTTTATTCCCCTGATCAGGATTTGCAAGGAGCATGGCACTGCCATGCGTATTGGAACCAACCACGGCAGCCTTTCCGACAGAATCATGAGCCGTTATGGCGATACCCCCCTGGGCATGGTAGAGTCGGCGCTGGAGTTTCTGCGTATTTGTGAAGAATTCAGCTATTATGATATTGTGCTCTCCATGAAAGCCAGTAACACACAGGTAATGGTGCAGGCCTACCGCCTGCTGGTACAAAAGCTGGAAGAAGAGGGCTTGCAACCTTATCCGCTGCACCTTGGCGTAACCGAAGCTGGAGAAGGTGAAGATGGCCGCATTAAATCTGCCGTTGGTATAGGCACCCTGTTGGAAGATGGGCTGGGTGATACCGTGCGTGTGTCCCTTACCGAAGAGCCGGAGGCCGAAGCACCAGTGGCAGCTGCGCTGATTAACCGCTACAACAACAGGACAGGGCATGGCGCCATAGAACCGCTGCAGCACATTCCTATAAACCCTTTTAGTTACCACCGCCGCGAAACCCGGCAGGTAGAAAATATTGGCGGCGGCCAGGTACCCAGGGTAATTGCCGATTTTAGCGCCCATGGCAATATCGAAATGAAAGACCTGAAGGCAATTGGGCATTTTTACCTGCCCGAGCTTGATAAATGGAAGATGAACGACCTGGGTGCAGACTTTGTGTTCAGTGGCGATCGGGCAATCTCCTTTATGTTGCCGAATGGTTTGCGGGAGATCCTGAATTATACTTCCTGGCTAAAGCAACCTGATCAGAAAACTTGTTACCCGCTCCTAAGTGCGGAGCAGTACCTGCAGCCAGGGCAGCAGAGGCATCCGGCACTTAACTTTATACACTTGGATGCTGAAGATGCCCGTCCGGAGCTGCTGGCACTGCTAAGGGACGACAACACAGCGGTTGTACTGCTGGAAACCCAAAACAGCCATGCTATGGCAGCACTGCGCCGCTTCTTTTTCAGGCTGATGGAAGCAGGAGTAGCGGCTCCTGTAGTAGTACACCGTACTTATAAAGGTCTGACTGCTGATGAACTGCAGCTCTATGCTGCTACCGATGTTGGAGGCCTGCTTATTGATGGTTTGGGTGATGGTGTGATGCTTAGCCAGGATAAAGCAGAACATTCAGTGGATGTTGATAAGCAGCTGGTAACCAAGACACTAAACAGCCTGGGCTTTGGGATACTTCAAGCTGCCCGTACCCGCATGACCAAAACAGAGTACATCAGCTGCCCGAGCTGTGGGCGTACCCTTTTTGATTTGCAGGAAACTACTGCTATGATCCGGAAGCGTACCGATCACCTGAAAGGGGTGAAAATTGGTATCATGGGTTGTATTGTAAACGGCCCTGGCGAGATGGCAGATGCCGATTATGGCTATGTGGGCAGCGGCAAAGGTAAGATAACCTTATACCGCGGACAGGAGGTAGTAAAGAGGAACGTTCCCTCAGAAAAAGCTGTTGATGAATTAATTGGGCTTATACGTGAAGATGGCCGTTGGCTTGAGCCCGCAATCATAGATTACGCATAG
- a CDS encoding lipolytic protein g-d-s-l family (COG2755 Lysophospholipase L1 and related esterases) → MLQYLALGDSYTIGEAVAEQQSWPHQLVNKLREQAIDVAAPKLIATTGWTTGELLAAIEKENPPSAYNLVSLLIGVNNQYRGYHLDLYREDFTRLVQKAIFYARKKPEGVFVLSIPDYGVTPFAAEKQPQQISREVEEYNTIAQGICQRLGVTYYNITENSKRAALEPDLLADDKLHPSGKMYTEWVEQIYPNVVKQIRLLQKV, encoded by the coding sequence ATGTTGCAATATTTAGCTCTTGGAGATTCCTATACCATAGGAGAAGCTGTGGCGGAGCAACAAAGCTGGCCCCATCAATTAGTGAATAAACTGAGGGAGCAGGCAATAGATGTGGCAGCGCCCAAACTGATTGCCACCACTGGCTGGACTACCGGCGAGCTGCTGGCTGCCATTGAAAAAGAAAATCCCCCTTCTGCCTATAACCTGGTGAGCCTCCTGATAGGAGTGAACAATCAGTATCGGGGCTATCACCTGGATTTATACAGAGAAGATTTTACAAGACTGGTACAAAAAGCTATCTTTTATGCCCGCAAAAAACCGGAGGGTGTATTTGTGCTTTCTATTCCTGATTATGGTGTAACGCCCTTCGCTGCAGAAAAACAACCACAACAAATCTCAAGAGAAGTAGAGGAGTATAACACCATCGCTCAAGGTATATGTCAGCGTCTGGGAGTAACTTATTATAATATTACTGAAAACAGTAAAAGGGCAGCATTAGAGCCTGATCTGCTGGCTGATGATAAATTGCATCCTTCGGGTAAAATGTATACTGAGTGGGTAGAACAAATTTACCCCAATGTAGTAAAACAAATAAGATTGCTGCAAAAAGTCTAA
- the leuS gene encoding leucyl-tRNA ligase (COG0495 Leucyl-tRNA synthetase), producing the protein MAEYNFQEIEKKWQKHWQETNISRTEIDHDRPKFYALDMFPYPSGAGLHVGHPLGYIASDIVSRYKRMKGYNVLHPMGFDAFGLPAEQYAIQTGQHPAVTTEQNIRRYKEQLRNIGFSFDWNREFATSDPDYYKWTQWIFKQLFLHYYDQEQEQALPVSELIRRFEKSGNTGLNASCDDETPQFSANAWRAMSEAEKEQILLHYRLAYLSDATVNWCPSLGTVLANEEVKDGVSERGGFPVVRKKMRQWSLRITAYAERMLNDLEFIQWPEAVKEMQRNWIGRSEGAELFFETDDEFKEKIKVFTTRIDTIFGVSFLVLAPEHELVDIITTAEQQAAVNEYVETAKNRSERDRMSDVKTVSGVFTGAYAINPFNGERIPIWIADYVLAGYGTGAVMAVPAHDSRDWAFAKHYQLPIRQVVSGGDVENEAHPAKEGTIINSDFLNDLTVAEAMRTAVRWLERKGIGKGRTNFRMRDAIFSRQRYWGEPFPVYFKDDIPQLLEDDELPLRLPEVDAYLPTESGEPPLARARNWKTRSGHPLETNTMPGWAGSSWYFFRYMDPKNQQEFVSKEAQEYWQAVDLYIGGAEHATGHLLYARFWTKFLYDINKVSVMEPFRKMINQGMIQGRSNFVYRLNNQTNTFVSFNLKDRYDVTPLHVEISLVDNDVLDLEAFRQWRPDLANAEFILEENGTNRGKYICGSEVEKMSKSKYNVVNPDEVIARYGADTLRLYEMFLGPLEQFKPWSTQGIDGVYKFLRKLWRLFYDEGGNFAVSDAAATREELKVLHTAIKKATEDIDRYSFNTSVPAFMICVNELSALKCNKKEVLEILVLIVAPYAPHIAEELWHLLGHQTSVVVAPYPDYNEEYLQESSFEYPISINGKMRAKMVFAIDTPQQDMEREILASEQVQKWTEGKPPKKIIIVPKRIVNIVV; encoded by the coding sequence ATGGCAGAATACAATTTTCAGGAAATAGAAAAAAAGTGGCAGAAACACTGGCAGGAAACGAACATTTCCAGAACAGAAATAGACCACGACAGGCCTAAATTTTACGCACTCGATATGTTCCCCTACCCTTCCGGTGCGGGTTTACACGTGGGGCACCCCCTTGGCTATATCGCATCTGATATTGTTTCCCGCTACAAACGCATGAAGGGTTACAATGTGCTGCACCCGATGGGCTTCGATGCATTCGGGCTCCCTGCAGAGCAATATGCCATTCAAACAGGCCAGCACCCGGCTGTTACCACAGAACAGAACATTCGCCGCTACAAGGAGCAGCTACGTAATATTGGCTTTTCCTTTGACTGGAACCGTGAATTTGCCACTTCAGATCCTGATTACTACAAATGGACCCAGTGGATTTTTAAACAGCTTTTTCTGCACTACTATGATCAGGAGCAGGAACAAGCCTTACCGGTCAGCGAACTGATCAGAAGGTTTGAAAAATCAGGTAATACCGGCTTGAATGCCAGCTGCGATGATGAAACACCGCAATTTTCTGCCAATGCCTGGAGAGCTATGTCTGAGGCTGAAAAGGAGCAAATCCTGCTGCACTACCGTCTGGCTTATCTTTCAGATGCAACTGTTAACTGGTGCCCTTCCCTGGGTACAGTGCTGGCTAACGAAGAAGTAAAAGATGGAGTATCTGAAAGAGGTGGTTTCCCGGTAGTTCGCAAAAAAATGCGGCAGTGGAGTCTGCGCATTACAGCCTATGCCGAGCGGATGCTGAATGATCTTGAGTTCATCCAGTGGCCGGAAGCCGTAAAAGAAATGCAGCGCAACTGGATAGGCCGTTCTGAGGGCGCAGAGCTGTTCTTTGAAACCGATGATGAGTTTAAAGAGAAGATAAAGGTATTTACCACCCGCATCGATACAATTTTCGGCGTTTCATTCCTGGTACTGGCCCCGGAACATGAGCTGGTAGATATTATCACCACAGCAGAACAACAGGCTGCTGTGAACGAATATGTAGAAACAGCAAAAAACCGTTCGGAACGTGACCGGATGAGTGATGTAAAAACCGTGTCTGGTGTTTTTACCGGTGCCTATGCCATTAACCCTTTCAATGGTGAGCGTATCCCCATCTGGATTGCCGATTATGTACTTGCTGGTTATGGAACAGGAGCTGTAATGGCTGTACCCGCTCATGATAGCCGCGACTGGGCTTTTGCAAAGCATTATCAGCTGCCCATCCGGCAGGTAGTTTCCGGTGGCGATGTTGAAAATGAAGCCCATCCTGCCAAAGAAGGTACCATTATCAACAGTGACTTCCTAAATGATTTGACGGTTGCAGAAGCCATGCGTACTGCTGTACGCTGGCTGGAGCGAAAAGGTATAGGAAAGGGCCGCACCAATTTCCGCATGCGCGATGCCATCTTCAGCAGGCAGCGTTACTGGGGGGAGCCATTTCCTGTGTACTTCAAAGATGATATACCGCAATTGCTGGAAGACGACGAGCTGCCCCTGCGCTTGCCAGAGGTAGATGCATACCTGCCTACCGAAAGTGGCGAGCCTCCCCTGGCAAGAGCACGCAATTGGAAAACTCGCAGCGGCCATCCGCTGGAGACGAATACCATGCCGGGCTGGGCAGGTTCCAGCTGGTATTTCTTCCGCTATATGGATCCAAAAAACCAGCAGGAGTTTGTGAGCAAGGAAGCACAGGAGTACTGGCAAGCAGTTGACCTCTACATTGGCGGAGCAGAACATGCTACAGGCCACTTGCTGTATGCCCGCTTCTGGACTAAGTTTCTTTACGATATTAATAAGGTATCGGTGATGGAGCCATTCCGTAAAATGATCAACCAGGGTATGATCCAGGGCCGCTCCAATTTTGTATATCGTCTTAATAACCAAACAAATACCTTTGTTTCCTTCAACCTAAAGGATAGGTACGATGTTACTCCGCTGCATGTAGAAATCAGCCTGGTAGACAATGATGTGCTGGACCTGGAGGCTTTCCGTCAGTGGAGGCCTGATCTGGCTAATGCTGAATTTATCCTGGAGGAAAATGGCACCAATAGGGGTAAATATATCTGTGGCTCAGAAGTGGAGAAAATGTCCAAATCTAAATACAATGTGGTAAATCCGGACGAAGTGATTGCGCGTTATGGAGCCGATACCCTGCGTTTGTACGAGATGTTTCTGGGGCCACTGGAGCAATTCAAACCCTGGAGCACCCAGGGCATTGATGGCGTATATAAATTTTTGCGCAAGCTCTGGAGGCTATTCTATGATGAGGGTGGAAACTTTGCTGTTTCTGATGCCGCTGCTACCAGAGAGGAATTGAAAGTACTGCACACAGCTATAAAAAAGGCTACAGAAGATATTGACCGCTACTCTTTCAATACCAGCGTACCGGCTTTCATGATTTGTGTAAATGAGCTTTCTGCACTTAAATGCAATAAAAAGGAGGTGCTGGAAATACTGGTACTGATTGTTGCTCCCTATGCACCTCATATTGCCGAAGAACTTTGGCACCTGCTGGGGCACCAGACTTCGGTTGTGGTGGCACCTTACCCTGATTATAACGAGGAGTACCTGCAGGAATCAAGCTTTGAGTACCCTATTTCCATCAATGGAAAAATGCGTGCTAAAATGGTGTTTGCGATAGACACTCCGCAGCAGGATATGGAGCGGGAGATTTTAGCTTCGGAGCAGGTTCAGAAATGGACCGAAGGAAAACCTCCAAAGAAGATCATAATTGTACCTAAGCGTATTGTAAATATTGTGGTTTAA
- a CDS encoding PRC-barrel domain-containing protein gives MDNRWLFFNSLKNISVVKADHDKTGSLQDAVIDLQSGEIALYTLSSGGFLGLGGDRVALPPDALQFAGDEARLLADSASLDRAPGTATAWPEHMDSTFIEDVHRHWGYRKNRSL, from the coding sequence ATGGATAACAGATGGCTGTTTTTTAACAGTTTGAAAAACATATCGGTTGTTAAAGCTGATCATGACAAAACCGGATCCCTGCAGGATGCAGTTATTGATCTGCAGTCTGGCGAGATAGCTTTATATACCTTAAGCAGTGGAGGTTTTCTTGGATTAGGCGGAGATCGGGTAGCCTTACCTCCAGATGCCCTGCAATTTGCCGGCGATGAAGCAAGGCTGCTGGCAGACAGCGCAAGTCTGGACAGAGCACCCGGAACAGCAACTGCCTGGCCCGAGCATATGGACAGCACCTTTATTGAAGATGTACACCGGCACTGGGGTTATCGTAAGAACAGGTCTTTGTAA